The window GATTAGCAGTGACTTTAGGAAAACACTTTCTCTCTCCAAATTCATTTGTCTCAACTGAAAAACACTGCGCATAATACCTACCCTTTAAAGTTACTATGTCAGTAAAGACATACAAAGTCATTATacagcccagtggttgagtgtcaacctgtgaaccaagaggtcatggttcaattcccggtcaaggcacatgccgggttgcaggctcgatccctagtaggagtgtgcaggaggcagccaatcaatgattttttctcactattgatgtttctatatctctctctctttctctccctcttctttcctctctgaaatcaataaaaaatatttttaaaaagggaaagaaaatcacTGTACATTATAAGTATATTCCAATTATAATCATTATTACAAAGAATGGATATTTATTACTTCAACCTCAGATTTCTGGACAAGGAACATGGCTTTAGTTTAAAATGCTAAAAAGGCAGTATGCATTTTGAAGTACTTAGGAGGAAGCATACTGATGTCTGCCATTTACTTTGAAATTTATCAAATTATAAGAGGAGTAATAGAAGGATAGAAGAATGAGAATGGATGAATGATTAGTAGATTAATAGATGAATAGGTATATGTCATAAAGCAAGAAGAATAAAACATTAATGATATAATCTAAGTGGCAGGAATAGGGGTACATTGTAAAATCATTTCAATTTTACTGTATGTTTGAAAAAATTCATAAGACGTCaggtaaaaaaattttaaggaaaaatgaatttCTCCCGAATTAAATAGGAGTTCCCAGGTGTTTCTTTCATGGAGCTACCCAGACGCTGGGCCATTTCATCAATGAATGCCCTGACTCGTCCTCTGACACATATCCACTGAGCTCCTCCTATACATGCCAGCTAGATGCTGGAGCCAGACAATAGAGAAGTTCTGTTCAGTAGGGACCACACGCATATgaacaaatatcctatataataaagaggtaatatgctaattagactgaacagccaaaTGACCGTCCGGACGACCTTTCTGACGAAGttggggctgcgagggcagagccccttgcacgcatttcgtgcatcgggcctctagttacaatataATGGGGAAAGTGCTCCAACCAGGGAACTCACAAGAGGCTGAGAATGGAAAAATCTTGGAAGCCTCATGTTTAAGCACAGTTGTGGGGGATGAATAGGAGTATTCCAGAAACTAGGAGAAGGCTATTCCAAGATCAGATCACAGCGTGGCCAAAGGCTGAAGAGCAAGGGGATAGCCCGGTAGTACAAAGCAAGGCCTGGTTGGAGCACAGAGAGCCCATGTCCACACAGACACAGGTGGCCAGATGGAATAAAAAGACCTGACTGGGCGAGCCAGAAAGGTGAGCGGGTGGAAAACCTGTTCCGTAGGGTCAGTCAGCCAAATGTATAAGCACAGCTCTAAGGAACAACAAACAGAAGGCCGCCTTTCCCAGGCAGGGGTTAAATCCCAGCTGCCCAGCTAGGCCCGGTTtggcaggaaggaggaggtgaggctgggagtgAGGGGTGACAAAGATTAGCTGTAACTACACATTCCAGAAGGTGACTTCGCCactctcccacacatgccctcccTTGCCTGACTGAAGACAGCAATTGTTCAAAGACATGTTGTGTCCTGCCAACCCACAGCCTCCCCCAAATGGGCCCAGGAGGAGAGAGGCTGAAGCACAGGTCGGAGTCAGAGCCGGCTCCTCGTCCCTGCCCGACCTCTGCTTGGCTGCAGGACCCTGGCCTTTCCCATCACcccacccctctgagcctcactcACTCAGGTACAAATGGGAAAGTAGCACTGTCGTCACCCTTGCCTTTCCTCAGCAGCTCCACAGCCCATGGCTGTCTGCACGCTTTCACCCACAGCTGCGCACACTGCGCGCTCTCACCCACAGCTGCGCACACTGGACTGTGATCGCTGCCCTGGAGCCAAGGCAGGGATGCACAACCGCACAACATGGAGGAGCTGTGAGGACCCAGTGAGAACACCTCCAGTCATGCAGTcctcatttgtttttgttaattctgtgctccttctttattatttatttttacaaatcaagtgaaagaaaaatacttggAGGAAGTAGAGACAATgcagaggaaaaagaaacttACGGAAAACTCATTATCCTGAGATGAACAGACATGCTGCATGCATGACACAGAGCAGGGTGCTATTAAAGGAGAAAGGAACACAcaagaggcctggctggtgttgctcaatggttaggtGGCAGTCCAGCTTACCACATGTCCGTGGGTCCctttcccaatcaagggcacatggccagggtgcatgtgggaggcaaccaatctatgcctctctctcacacatcaatgtttctctgtctgtttctctctctttcactctcaccctctctccctccctccctaaaaatcaatggaaaaaatatcctcaggtgaggattaaaaaaacacacacatacacaagagctcttagaaatgaaaaaagataaCAACACATAAAAAGGTAATAGTAAGGAAGAAAGATGAGGACAAAGAAAATTTACCAGAAAGTAGGACAGAAAAGGTAGATAAGGCAAATAAAggggaaaagacaagaaaattacAGCGTCAAACCATTCATCTGAAAGAGAAGACAAGGGGGTAAATCGTCaaagacaaaaacacaaaacttttcCCAGAATAGAAGGTCCTGCGTTTTCTGAAGGAAAGAACCCACGAAGTACCCAAAGCAATAAATGAAAACAGACGCACACGAAGACCCAAGGCCGTGAAATTTCAGAACACGAGGGACAAAGAGAAGACCCTAAAAGGGTCCAGAGGGGAAGATGTAGGCTGCATGCCAAGGGCAGAAAGCCGGAATGGCCCCGGAATTCTCAACAACCACACCTGAAACTCAAAGTCTTCAAAATCCCAAGGGAAAATTATTTCCAACCTAAAAGTTTACATCCAATCAAAGCATCAATCAGTTGCGCGGGTAaggaatataattatttttctggaaCGCAGTCTATCAAAAATGTTACCTCCCGTTCCTTTTTCTAAGGAAGCCACCAAAACAAGGAAGCCACAGGACGACCTTGATACAAATAAACCATTAAAAGCTGGGTTTCCCTGAGCAGTCCTGGCCCTCATACCCTCCCCGGGATTCCCAACAACAGAACAAACTAAAGTGCATGCTTCATATTTTCACATTCCTGAGACTAAGAACATACTGTAACCAATGGCCTCTTAGGTCAATAAAATGCGGCAGCCGGCCGGCCGCTAACACTTGCAAGCCGTTTCACAGCTGCTCTGGTTTTCaagcgctttttttttttttcttttggtttcacAACAGCATCCTGAAATGCGTTTTACCAACCCCACTATGAACACCAGGAAACAGAGATTCCATGGGGTGCAGCCTTGCGAGGCCCAGCCTGGACAGTGTGGGTCGCAGGGGCAGGAGTTAGTGTTGATGAGTTTCTGTTCCTTACCACAGCATCTCATCTGGGTCTCCACAGTCCTCTGCTCATTTGACAGTTAAGGAAAacaagactcagagaggttaagcgacTTGCCCCACCTCACACAGCCAGTGATcggcagagccaggatctgaactCTCTCCACAGCCACAGCTGTTTGGCAGGCTCTGGGGCAGCAGCTGTGTTCCCTTGAGCACAGGTTGCGGGAGGGCCCTGCCCACCCTAAAGTGAGCTCTGCTGGAGTTCCAGGGGCACTCACTGCAAGAACTTGTCCCGGGCCGGGTTCGAGGGATAGCGCTTGGCTCCGCCCATGAACAGGGACCGATATCGCTGCCGCTGGTCCTTGCTCTCCATCAGCCAGGTGTTGAGGTAGTAGCCCACACCTACGGGGTTCtgcacagggagggaggcaggctgtGAGCAGGTGGATGCCTGGTCTGGAGACGTGATCCCAGGCTCCTCCCTCTCCAGGCTCCTCCCTATTGTCTTTATGATGGGATGacttgtgtccccccaaaatatgtGGAAGCCTTACCCCAACCCCTCAGAGTGCGACCTGATGTGGAAATCCTGTAGTTGCAGATGCAATTAGTTAAGATGATGTTGCCCTGGAGTAGGGTGGGCTCTTAACCCAATGTGACAGGTGTCTGTACAGAAGAGGAGACGGGGCGGGGgtagggagaagacagccatacAACACAGAGATTGGGGCGATacatccacaagccaaggaagcCCAAGGATTGCTGGCCACCAAGGCGAGGCCGAGGGAGGATTCCCCCAGCAGGTTtcagagggagcacagccctgctgacacctggatttCAGACCTCCGGCCTCTAGATCTGTGAGCGGATCAGTTCCTGCTGTTTTAAACCATCTAgtagtctgtggtactttgttatggcagccctaggaaataaAGATGCCACCCCACCCAGAAACCTGGGTCGGCCGTACAGACAAGACAGAGAGGAGGTCAACCTGCCCAGGGCGGTGAGTGAGGGCAGAGCAACCTCCGGACAGGGACCCGCCCCCCACGGAGAAGCGGCACCAAGGGTGAGCTGGGGGATGCTGGGAACCAAACCCTCGTCCAATGTGAAGCTGAACTTGCTGCCAACAAGAGAAAGGCCTGTTTCCTGGGGGAGCAGGCTCCCAGCCAGATGTGCGGGCGAGCTCAGCCTCTGGAACCCGggccccctcagcccctcccacttCTGCCCGCCCTGTGGTAGCAGCATGGTCATTTGGCTCTTTTCTAAACATCTTCTTTGGGGTGTCCGAGGGAAGACCCCCCTCCCTGTAGGAGATGCAGGCTGGCGgtgagaaaaggaaggaggaggtggagaggtgggatGGCTGGCATGCTGCTGTCCTCGGGAGTGGAGctcaggtgtggggtggggatgaggcaATGGGAGCATAATGAGAAGACAAGTGAGTTACAAGCAGGTGTTCCCAGGGAGACCAGGAGAGGCCTTAAAAGTATACAGCTGTTCAGCccgccggcatgactcagtggttgaacatcagcctatgaaccaggagatcatggtttgattctggtcaggacacatgcccgggttgcgggctcgattcctaataggggacatgcagaaggcagacattcaatgattttcatcgttgatgtttctctctctctctctctctctctctcctcctcctcctcctcctcctcctctctgaaatcaataaaaatacattttttttaaaaaaatacagctgtTCAAAACCAGGCACAACTAACCTGTGCTACAGGAAGTCAGGACAGGGGACGATTACCTCACACATGTGGGTTGGCTACCTTTGGAGAGGGGGAAGATGGAAAAAGGGGGGACACTGGAGTCCTTGCTCAACCAGGGAAGAGAAATGGGCCAATTCCACCAGTTGCCTCTGAGGCCTCAAGACAAATACAAGAGAGAAGGGAGGGCGCGCTCCCctgaaaaaagaagagaatgagacagttctgggtggtgtcccttagtgcagtggttctccaagtgcagtcctgggaacttgttagaagtGGAAattccaggccccgccccaggctcTGAATCGGGTGCTCTGGtgtggggcccagcaatctgtgttttaacaagccctctaCGGGGATGCTAATGCAGCTCAAGTTTGAAAACTGATGTCTTAGAGAAATATGATAGTGGGAGTGGTTAGTCCCTGGGGGAGGAAAGGTGGGGGATACGGCTCACTCAGAGCATCCATTCCCAGGGGcagggggcttggggctgctcATCACCCCCGCAGACACTCACCCAGCTCCCCAGAAGCATCTGGGTGCTCCTCCCGCTTGTCCGCTTGGAGGACAGCAGGAACGGTGGCTGGGTGCCCCGTTTGCATTCCTTCTCTGGAGGAAGCCACATGCCCGGCCCAGACGTGGCCTAGGGGTAAGGGATAAAGGCGGAAAGCTGGGGAGGTCTAGCAGTGGTCAGCCTGGGGCCAAGGCAGGTGCGGGCGCCCGATAGCCCTGGGCCTTGAGCCAAGGACAGTGGGAGGCCAGCCACCTCCCAACTCACCAGGCGCCCACCTCCCAGGGGTGAAGGGCCCTATGGTGCCCTCATAAATCCATGCCACCCATACCAACCCCCACCCTCTAGCCTGACACCTCTTTCCAGGTTCCCAGGGTCCTCCAGGCCTGGGAGGGTGCAGAGAGATGACAGACCCAGCCTGGGAGCAGAAGCCTTCAGACTTGGGAGCTCAATGAGTTGGGTCCGCCCGGCTCCCTCTTGCCCTCGCTGGGGGAGCCTATCTCTGGGGCTCAGTTTCCTTTTGGGAAATGCACATGGAAGTCCCTCCATGGGTGGAGATGCTGGAAGgtgccaggcccagagcaggccttTGGGAAATGTCGGTacccttttcccttccccagaccctgctggggaggggggcccagCTAAAGTTGGGGACCTACTCAGATGACAGTCTGCCACCCCACAGAGGGGAGCCCAAGACTCCCTCAGAGGGAACAGGCATGCAGTCCTGGTTGGGTAGAGCCCTTGTTcgcaccctgccctgccccggtgtcccccctccccagccccccacccgcccccaacCCGTGTTTTCTCTCCAGGGGAGGAGAAGTAGGGTGCAGATCCATGCTGGCCGGGCACTTTCTCGGACCAGGCTCCACTTATGGGCTCCAGTCCTTAACCTCATTTAATGCTCATAGCCACCTGGTATGCTCCTGGTTAGATCCAGGTgcaaaccaaggctcagagagcgAGAGGGGCTCACCCAGTGTGACTGGGAAGTGCAAGACCAGGACTGGGAACCAGATGGGTCTGACAGGAGGCTGAGCTCTCCCCCTGAGCCCCTGAAATAGCCACCTCACTGTACCCTGGCCCTCAGGAGTACTTTCCAAGAGAGTAAGGAGACACTGACTAGTTTTCGGGGACACTGGCTGAGGGTGCTCCAGTAAATCCTCTCTGAAGGGGTTGTTGGGTTGCGGGAAAGTTTCGAAAACACCCCACGCTTCTTATTGCAAGCAGAGTTAAGTTCTTCCATGAAGCTCTTGACATTCATCAGCTCACTGGGcttttttttctaagaaacagagaggagggaaaggttAGCTGCTAAGCCAGGGAAATCAAGGGTCCCTTTCTGGACTCTCCCCAGCAATCGGAGAAAAGCAAGTGTCCACCCCGAGGCAGGTGAAGGCAGCCCCAGCTGGGGCGGGTCAGTTGGACATTCTCTAGCACCCTCACCCACAGGCCCACTTGGAAGATatccattccttctttccttcactTGTTTCATGAACATTTACTGAGTCTAATGGGGGAACACTGAGGACTTTGGGGCAGAgaactactctgtatgatactgtacTGGTGGGTACATATCATTATACATCTGTCCAAATGCACAGAATGTACACCACTAGGAAGCTAATGTCAGCTATGGACTTTGGGCCATGATGTGTCAATGCaggctcatcctatataataaaaggctaatgtgcaaatcaaccgaacagcagaacgaccggttacTATGAcacgcagtgaccaccagggggcagacgctcagtgcaggactGCTGGCATCGGTGGCTCAGTTCAGTGGCCATTTACCAAATGACCCAAAAGCATTCAACATTTCCCCACCCAGCCTCTTCCCAGCAACCCAGTGCCCTTTACACAGCACTCACCACCTGCTAACACTCTATCTTGTTTTTCACTCATGACTATGTTTCCATTTCCATTAGAATGTAACCACCAAAGGGGCAGGTTTTCTCTGCACCTAGACCATGACCTGGCCTAAACGTCCACACAGAGCGAATGCATAGTGGAGACAAAAAATAGATAATTACACAAACACTGAAGTCCAGTAGCTATGAGCATGAAGAAAGCAAAGCACAGGGTGCGATGGATCTCACAACAGGGACTTGATGGGTCCAGGAAAGGGAGGCTCAagctaaaattcttttttaaaaatgtatttttgataacaaaatgcggagacaaagaaacaggacaaaattgtcaatggaagatatagagttcagaaccacacttttaaggtctctcaagaactgtttagaagctgccgataaacttaatgagatctacacgaaaactaataagaccctcgatcttatattggggaaccaactagaaattaagcatacacggactgaaataacgaatattatacagacgcccgacagcagaccagaggagcgcaagaatcaagtaaatgatttgaaatgcgaggaagcaaaaaacatccaaccggaaaagcaaaatgaaaaaagaatccaaaaatgcgaggatagtgtaaggagcctctgggacagcttcaagcgtaccaacatcagaattataggggtgccagaagatgagagagagcaagatattgaaaacctatttgaagaaataatgacagaaaacttcccccacctggtgaaagaaatggacttacaggtccaagaagcgtggagaaccccaaacaaaaggaatccaaagaggaccacaccaagacacatcataattaaaatgccaagagcaaaagataaagagagaatcttaaaaacagcaagagaaagaaactcagttacctacaagggaatacccatacgactgtcagctgatttctcaacagaaactttgcaggccagaagggagtggcaagaaatattcaaagtgatgaataccaagaacctacaaccaagattactttatccagcaaagctatcattcagaattgaaggtcagataaagagcttcacagataaggaaaagctaaaggagttcatcaccaccaaaccaggattatatgaaatgctgaaaggtatcctttaagaagaggaagaggaagaaaaaggtaaagatacaaattatgaacaacaaatatgcatctatcaacaagtgaatctaagaatcaagtgaataaataatctgatgaacagaatgaactgttgattataatagaatcagggacatagaaagggaatggactgactattcttgggggggaaaggggtgtgggagatatgggaagagactggacaaaaatcgtgcacctatggatgaggacagtgggtggggagtgagggcggagggtggggcgggaactgggaggaggggagttatggggggggaaaaaagaggaacaaatgtaataatctgaacaataaagatttaattaaaaaaaaataaaaataaatgtatttttattgatttcagagaggaagagagagagagaaacatcaatgataagagagaatcattgatcagcttcctcctgcatgccccctactgggaatcaagtcactctgaccatgaatcgaaccttgaccagaaatcgaaccctgaccaggatcctggttcatgggtcgacactcaacccctagccacactggccaggctcaaggTAAAATtatacctcagtttcccctcccaggcctccagtTCTCTGCCCAGTTAACAGCGTGCCACTAACCCGGCCAGCTTAGCTGGGTCTGTGATGCCCGGAAAATAAGTGTGTCCAGAACAGCAGGACTCAGACCTGAGCTGTGGAAGTCCCTGCAGGCTTTGTGGCCTGTCTCCCATCCAGACGGCATTGCGGCCGTCTGCACTGCCTCTGTAACTCGTGCCAGTGCAGAGGCGAGAGGACTGGCAGTGACGGCAGACAGACGTGtgggggttcaaatcccagctcagcaCCGTACGGGTggccagcctcagtttcctcatctagtaCAGCGAGCCCTATCTCGCCCTGCTGGAGGGTGAAGTGACAGGATGTGGGAGGGACATGGTGCCCAGCACCCGGTGGTGttccggggaggggcggggggcagtgaggCCTGTTATCCTGCTGGGGAAATCCAACCCCTGCAAGGTACACACCTGCACAGAGAAATGTCCGTAAGGTTGGGGCTTGCTTCGGTCGCCGGAGAAAGTGTCGTAGGGGCCGCGGGTGCCCATGGCGCGTGCCACGTATGCCTCTATGCCACTTTTGAAGGAGTAGGTGCATGGTGCCAGGCCGCTGCCCTGGAACAGAGCACAGATGCCCTGTTGGAGGGCTGCCGCAGCAGGCCCCTCACCTCCGGGGGTCTCAGGGCCCCCGTCTGCTCTGGAAGTCTGCTCCCAGGACTATGCAGGCAGGCGGCCAGGCtcggccaggggaggggctacCTCATGACCCAAGGGGTGCGACTTGTTGGTCATCCGGCACATGAGGCCCTCGGAGTGAGACCGGTCCCAGGCCTTCTTCTCCAGCTTTGTGTATGGGTTGCCCTTCTCTCCATAATTTCCAGGGCCTGGATAGTAGTTCTGTGGGGAAAGGGGGAGACAGGAAGGCCATCAGTCCCACTCACCTGAGGAAGCGATACCTCCAAGAGGGGAGCAGGTTTTCAGGGACCAaccgccccccaacacacagcaCTGTTGACCTAGGAGCCTCCACCGCCGGTCAGACCTTCGGTTCCACATTCAGACTCTTCGCCAGGGCCCTGCTGCCTCTCAGCTTATCTTCTGCTGCTCCTTTCTGACAGCCCCACTTCAGCCTACGTGGGTCTTTGCTGGTCCCCAAACACATGCCATTCTGCCACCCTCCTTACCCGTGCTGACTTGTGCTGTGACTGCCACCCGGAATGCCCTTCCTGCCTTCTCTGCCTCGGAAAATTATTCTAATCCTGCAGAGCCAACTCCACTGTCCTCTCTCAGAAaggaagccttccttcccccgtcAGCCCAGACAGTCGCTTGCTTAGGTGGTCTCAGAAATTCCATCTATTACATCCACGTCACAGCCCTGCATTTGCATGCACGAGTTTCATACCGTACCGTGACCTGGATGGATCtggagtcctgggttcaaatcttgccTCTGCTGCTTCCTAGCTGAGTGACGTTGGGCAGACCACTTAATCGTGCTGAGCTCCCTTTGTAACGTGGGAATAGTAATACTTTCTTCCAGGGTAATGAggataaaatgtttaaatgtccATAAAGCATCTGGCATGGTGCCCAGCACATACTGAGCACTGACGCATGGTAAGTCAGGGTGAGGTGGCTGTCGTGGAGGGGGTGAGAGGAGGTAAGAGAGGCTGAGACTTACGGCTGGAAGGCTGGAATGACCATTTGGGACCTTGACTGCCAAGGTCAGAAATAGTCTTTCGgccggccagtgcggctcagtggttgtgttgacccatgcaccaagaggccaTGGGTTTGACTCCCTGTCAGGgcctgtgcctgggttgcgggctccatccccagcaggtgtgcaggaggcagctaatcgatgttgatgtttccctctcatcgctgtttctctctccccctctcccttcctttctcactaaaatcaataaaaatatatgtatattttaaaataaatatgttctttGTAGATGGAATGAGAAGATCCACCCAGCAGTGTCatggggtgggtggatgggtggaggtCCTTGACCAGAGACTCAAAGGGATGTTCGTTGCTGTTCTGCATCTTTTAGCCACCAGGGGTCAGCACTGCTCCATGATGGCTCAGCCCTTCCCACCTCTAGTCCCTAAGCCCTGGGGAAGTGGCCAGAACCAGGCAACCTGGCgggaggagaggacaggagcTCTGCTGGGAGAGGCAGGCCTCTGCAGGCATCTGAGCTGTTTGCCCTCGGAGGAACATGACTGAACGCTGCCCGCTTCCAGGGCCTGGTTCCCGGTGTGTTCAGGAGGAAAGCCCCAAGGTAGGAACCTGGGTCCTGCACCATGTGGTAGGTGTTGCACAAGCCTGACATCGTGGTCCTGGAGGCAACCCCTAGATCAAATCAGTGCCGTCCGCAATCACAGATGGGGAACCCGCGTCTCAGAGAGGCAAGCCTGTGTCCCAGGTCCCGCCCCCAGAAAGAGGCGGTGCAAGGGTTCCAACCCCCAAATCCATGACCTTTCTGAGGCtctactgcagcggttctcaacctgtgggtcgcgacccctttggcggtccaacgaccctttcacaggggtcgcctaagaccatcctgcatatcagatatttacatgatgattcataacagtagcaacatgacagttaggaagtagcaatgaaaataattttatggttgggtcacaacatgaggagctgtatttaaagggccagaaagttgagcaCCACTGCTCTACTGTTTGTCAGGCACCATGTAGGCACTGGGCGGGCGGGCAGTGAGCGCCACATCGCACCAGGACCTTAAAGGCGACCAACAGTTGTAAAAGGATGAGGCCACCGAGGCCTCTGCAGCCCAGTGCAGCACTCCATGGCAGCGCC is drawn from Myotis daubentonii chromosome 3, mMyoDau2.1, whole genome shotgun sequence and contains these coding sequences:
- the CIMAP2 gene encoding ciliary microtubule-associated protein 2 isoform X1, translated to MSYSHLGPGTYGCKETCFSKKKVKKEGQKDKLGPGSYNFKDFLEQLRQKPCSNRGLLSSGELRFQGLIGNYYPGPGNYGEKGNPYTKLEKKAWDRSHSEGLMCRMTNKSHPLGHEGSGLAPCTYSFKSGIEAYVARAMGTRGPYDTFSGDRSKPQPYGHFSVQKKKPSELMNVKSFMEELNSACNKKRGVFSKLSRNPTTPSERIYWSTLSQCPRKLATSGPGMWLPPEKECKRGTQPPFLLSSKRTSGRSTQMLLGSWNPVGVGYYLNTWLMESKDQRQRYRSLFMGGAKRYPSNPARDKFLQERITPFTKGKCLTTVDYNSDPTP
- the CIMAP2 gene encoding ciliary microtubule-associated protein 2 isoform X2, producing the protein MSYSHLGPGTYGCKETCFSKKKVKKEKDKLGPGSYNFKDFLEQLRQKPCSNRGLLSSGELRFQGLIGNYYPGPGNYGEKGNPYTKLEKKAWDRSHSEGLMCRMTNKSHPLGHEGSGLAPCTYSFKSGIEAYVARAMGTRGPYDTFSGDRSKPQPYGHFSVQKKKPSELMNVKSFMEELNSACNKKRGVFSKLSRNPTTPSERIYWSTLSQCPRKLATSGPGMWLPPEKECKRGTQPPFLLSSKRTSGRSTQMLLGSWNPVGVGYYLNTWLMESKDQRQRYRSLFMGGAKRYPSNPARDKFLQERITPFTKGKCLTTVDYNSDPTP
- the CIMAP2 gene encoding ciliary microtubule-associated protein 2 isoform X3, with translation MSYSHLGPGTYGCKETCFSKKKVKKEGQKDKLGPGSYNFKDFLEQLRQKPCSNRGLLSSGELRFQGLIGNYYPGPGNYGEKGNPYTKLEKKAWDRSHSEGLMCRMTNKSHPLGHEGSGLAPCTYSFKSGIEAYVARAMGTRGPYDTFSGDRSKPQPYGHFSVQKKKPSELMNVKSFMEELNSACNKKRGVFSKLSRNPTTPSERIYWSTLSQCPRKLNPVGVGYYLNTWLMESKDQRQRYRSLFMGGAKRYPSNPARDKFLQERITPFTKGKCLTTVDYNSDPTP